The proteins below come from a single Tachysurus fulvidraco isolate hzauxx_2018 chromosome 26, HZAU_PFXX_2.0, whole genome shotgun sequence genomic window:
- the LOC113640209 gene encoding uncharacterized protein LOC113640209 isoform X2 codes for MEMQQRLSRSQNVYEQTIPEEQTQTEEIYRTPQLPQKKSARNAPGKKRMVLLIMNILLTIVLLVTVIHYHHFRQRWQAVLNNQKTNQEMWYLHGKVFYLFRSDQGDCETATLFCALRKAKLTTVTKSNRDWLHSQINGKYMLVQMSQPQSSGDGFDFDTVFMVDDESDCEIFGATSQLIEEVERVEGWVCERAAQGLKY; via the exons ATGGAGATGCAGCAGAGACTCTCCAGGTCACAGAATGTGTATGAACAAACAATTCCAGAGGAACAAACCCAAACTGAGGAAATATACCGGACACCGCAGCtcccacaaaaaaaatctgcaagAAATGCTCCGG gGAAGAAGAGAATGGTGCTACTTATCATGAACATTTTACTGACCATCGTCCTTTTGGTTACGGTGATACACT ACCACCACTTTAGACAAAGATGGCAAGCAGTGTTGAACAACCAGAAGACTAACCAAG agatgtggTATCTTCATggcaaagtgttttatttgttccGGAGTGATCAGGGTGACTGTGAAACAGCTACATTGTTTTGTGCCCTCAGGAAGGCCAAACTTACAACTGTAACAAAGTCCAACAgg gactggCTGCATTCACAGATCAATGGAAAGTACATGCTAGTGCAAATGAGCCAGCCACAAAGTTCCGGAGATGGTTTCGATTTTGATACGGTATTTATG GTCGATGACGAGTCTGACTGCGAGATCTTCGGTGCGACCTCTCAACTCATTGAGGAGGTGGAACGGGTGGAGGGATGGGTGTGTGAAAGGGCAGCACAGGggttaaaatattaa
- the LOC113640209 gene encoding uncharacterized protein LOC113640209 isoform X3 translates to MEMQQRLSRSQNVYEQTIPEEQTQTEEIYRTPQLPQKKSARNAPGKKRMVLLIMNILLTIVLLVTVIHYHHFRQRWQAVLNNQKTNQEMWYLHGKVFYLFRSDQGDCETATLFCALRKAKLTTVTKSNRDWLHSQINGKYMLVQMSQPQSSGDGFDFDTVDDESDCEIFGATSQLIEEVERVEGWVCERAAQGLKY, encoded by the exons ATGGAGATGCAGCAGAGACTCTCCAGGTCACAGAATGTGTATGAACAAACAATTCCAGAGGAACAAACCCAAACTGAGGAAATATACCGGACACCGCAGCtcccacaaaaaaaatctgcaagAAATGCTCCGG gGAAGAAGAGAATGGTGCTACTTATCATGAACATTTTACTGACCATCGTCCTTTTGGTTACGGTGATACACT ACCACCACTTTAGACAAAGATGGCAAGCAGTGTTGAACAACCAGAAGACTAACCAAG agatgtggTATCTTCATggcaaagtgttttatttgttccGGAGTGATCAGGGTGACTGTGAAACAGCTACATTGTTTTGTGCCCTCAGGAAGGCCAAACTTACAACTGTAACAAAGTCCAACAgg gactggCTGCATTCACAGATCAATGGAAAGTACATGCTAGTGCAAATGAGCCAGCCACAAAGTTCCGGAGATGGTTTCGATTTTGATACG GTCGATGACGAGTCTGACTGCGAGATCTTCGGTGCGACCTCTCAACTCATTGAGGAGGTGGAACGGGTGGAGGGATGGGTGTGTGAAAGGGCAGCACAGGggttaaaatattaa